The genomic region CTCTCGGTATTTTTTACTGTTAAACATTACACGTATTATTGAGTCATGCACTCGGTTAGGCTTGCACCTTTCTCAACGGCTTGTTGTATTAGCGTAACAGCGTCTTCGTTTTTAACCTTTTCGATTAACGTACTGATTAACTCGCTTGCTTCCATATCTGACGACGCTTGCACTAAACAACTATATGCATTAGCAATTTTGTCTTTTACCGTTGCAACCGCATCAGCATCATCAAAGTCAACGTTAACAGCTTCTTGTGCCGATAAAACAAATGCTTTCGCTTGCTCTGTGGCGCTGCCAAACTGGTCTAAATTAAATTGGTCAAGATCAAACTCGAACGACTCTACGGCTTCTTGTACACTTTCAACCACATCAGATGCGGTTTCTACCGCGTCGGTTGCGGCTTCTTGTGCTTTGTCGACAGCTTTATTGGCTGTGTCACAGGCCGTAAGTAAAGCAATTAGTGTGAATGCGACAATATAATGTTTCATTTGATACCCCTACAGTCTACTCATTGGCTCCTTAAGAATAGCACCAAAGTAAAGATATGCTTGTTTTGTCTGGGCTACAGAGCGATTATTGAAGTAAAGGTACGCGACTAAAGTGCTCCGACTACATATGTAAGCGTAACTAACTATTTAGTTTATAACGTATTGTCTATTCGCATTAAGTTACCTCTGCAATCGCCAACAAGCTCAAACTATTTTCAACAAAAACGCCGTAAAAATAAAAAAAGCTTCCGAAGAAGCCTTTATAAGGATGACGCACGGTGGCTAATCATCACTGCGAAATACACAATGCTTAGCAAAATCGCCTGCTTCTTTTGCCGTCCAGTCACCTTTATCTTTCTCTTTCATTTTCTCACACCAGGCCTTGCTGCCAACTTCAGGTGCACAACCGGCTAGTGCAAAAGACAAAGTAACAATGATTGTTGCCAATTTTTTCATAATGATCCCCAGTTATTTGATATCACAGGGTTAAGTCTATCATCATTTTTAGATGATAACGCATAACATCACAGATAAACCGAGGATAACCGCCAAAAAATCAACACAATACAAGACTCAGGTACGTTAATGACGCGCACCTGAATTTAATGTGTACTAAGTCAATGTATCGAGCATAGTTACATCATACTCACACAGGTCTTGGTTATCAGCTAGTTTGTGCACATAGTCTGGGTTTGCAATTAGTGGGCGTCCGATCCCCATTAAATCAAACGCTTGTGTCGATATCGCCTGCTCAGCCATATCCGCTGTATAGCCACCACAGCCGATTAAGGTTTTGCGATACTGCTTGCGTAAATACGTTGATACTTGACCATCAAGGTAATCAAACGTCATAGAGTCATCAAACATGCCGGCGTGGACATAGGCAATATCTCTCTGTTCAATTTGCAAAAGTAAATAGTCAAATACCGCGCGGTCGTCATGACAACCTTCAATACCATGGTATGCTCCAGGTGATAAACGAATCGCCGTTCGCTCTTTACCTATGGCTAAAATAACCGCGTCAATAACCTCAAGAGCAAATCTCGCCATGTTTTGTGGCGTTCCACCATAGAGATCTTGCCTTGTGTTTGCACTGTAATGGAGAAATTGGTCGATTAAATAGCCGTTTGCACCGTGAATTTCCACCCCATCAAAACCTGCTTTTATGGCATTTTTCGCAGCTTTTTGAAAATCAAACACTAACTGAGCGATTTCAGAAAACGTCAAGCTACGCGGTTCTGTAAAACTTAACTCCCGTGCTCTAGGCACTGTCCCTTGCGCGGCAATAGCTGACGGTGCAAGCACTTCTTGACCATGAAAATGGCTGTGAGACATGCGTCCAGTATGCCAAAGCTGGGCAAAAATTTTGCCACCATTTTCATGAACTTTATCAACAACACGTTGCCAACCAGCTATTTGAGCATCGGTATAAATACCAGGTACATTCGGATGCCCTTGACCATCAGCACGAATGATTGTGCCTTCACTCACAATAAGACCAACACTTGCACGCTTGGCGTAATAGTCAGCCATAGCGTCGGTTGCAACCAAGTTGTCATCGGCCATGCAGCGGGTCATAGGTGCCATAACAATACGATTTGCTAGGGTTAAGCTGTCGTTTAATCGATATGTCGTTAATAACGGGTTTGTCATCACTGTTTACCTGCTGTTTGGATAAATTCTATCGCATAGCCATTCGGATCTTTAGCAAAGGCAATCACGGTATCACCACCAAGCACAGGGCCTGGTTCACGAGTAACTGTGCCACCGGCTTGACGAACACGGTCAATGGCGCCATAAATGTCATCAGATCCAATTGCAATATGACCAAACGCTGTACCATGTTCGTAGCTTGACTGGTCCCAGTTATAGGTTAATTCAATGGTCACTGACTGTGATTCATAACCCATAAAAACCAAAGTGTATTGATATTCACTGTTGTCAAAACGGCTGATCACTTGCATACCAAGCGCATCACGATAAAAAGCGATTGATTGCTCCAAGTTATTAACGCGAAGCATGGTGTGTAAAATCTGATTCATGTGTGTTATCTCAAAAAGACTAGCTAACTCTATTTTTCAAAGTCAAAGCCTTGTTGCAAAAGCACAGAGGCGACGTTAGGAAAATAAATGGACTTATAAAAACCAGCGATCGAACCGCTATAACTTGGCATATCTGTCATGTTTTGTGCATCCCACCAAGCTCTTAATGTTTTGTCATAGTCATGAACACCACGAACGACGGCGTCATTATCATACACTTCGTTCATGGCAAATGATGCCTTGCTTACGCGCGGCTTTACCTGTGCTAACTTAGCTTCATCGGCCACACCGAGGGTCATGCCCACAACTGGAAATGTTTTTTCCGGTAACTGAAGTAATTCGATCATCGCACTAGGGTTATTGCGAATGCCACCAATAGCCGTTGAGCCATAGCCAAGTGAATTGGCTGCTGTTTGCAACGCGTTTAACATAATGCCTGCGTCAACAGCACCGACAACCAATCCTTCGGCAGAGCGCTCAATCACATGTTGCTCACCCGCAAGTTGTGCAGCAATTGCTGTACGGTTGTAATCGATAACTATCGCAATGAATACCTCGGCACCGGCAACCTGTGGCTGGCCACCGGCAATCTTAGCGATTTCTTCAATTCGGCTTTTGTCTTTGATCACCACCAATGACACTTGTTGACCATTGATACTCGATGGCGCTTGTTGGGCGGCTTCAATGATTTTTTCTAAATCAGTCTCTTTTACCGATTCACCAGTAAAAGCGCGAACTGAACGACGCGTTAGCATTTGTGTTAAAACTGAATTACTCATGTGTATACCTCACAAAAAATTTATGTGGCTATACTATGCAAACAACAAACATTTATATATTGAATTTTATCAATAGTATTATTTCAAAAAATGAATATCGCGACGCGAGACCTAAACTTATTGTTGTTGTTTAAAATACTTTACCAGGAGCAAAAGGCGGTTATTGCCGCTGAAAAATTGGCTATTAGCCAACCCGCGCTGAGTCATCGGTTAGCACGATTAAGACAGGAGTTTAATGATCCTTTGTTTGTTCGCTCACCAAAGGGGCTTACCCCGACGCCAAAAGCCCATGCTCTCGCACCAAAAGTTATCGAGTTAACACAACAAATAGAGAGCTTTTATCAAGCTGACAGTAAGATAGAACTACGCG from Thalassotalea sp. Sam97 harbors:
- a CDS encoding DUF3012 domain-containing protein; translated protein: MKKLATIIVTLSFALAGCAPEVGSKAWCEKMKEKDKGDWTAKEAGDFAKHCVFRSDD
- a CDS encoding alkene reductase; this encodes MTNPLLTTYRLNDSLTLANRIVMAPMTRCMADDNLVATDAMADYYAKRASVGLIVSEGTIIRADGQGHPNVPGIYTDAQIAGWQRVVDKVHENGGKIFAQLWHTGRMSHSHFHGQEVLAPSAIAAQGTVPRARELSFTEPRSLTFSEIAQLVFDFQKAAKNAIKAGFDGVEIHGANGYLIDQFLHYSANTRQDLYGGTPQNMARFALEVIDAVILAIGKERTAIRLSPGAYHGIEGCHDDRAVFDYLLLQIEQRDIAYVHAGMFDDSMTFDYLDGQVSTYLRKQYRKTLIGCGGYTADMAEQAISTQAFDLMGIGRPLIANPDYVHKLADNQDLCEYDVTMLDTLT
- the gloA gene encoding lactoylglutathione lyase, whose product is MNQILHTMLRVNNLEQSIAFYRDALGMQVISRFDNSEYQYTLVFMGYESQSVTIELTYNWDQSSYEHGTAFGHIAIGSDDIYGAIDRVRQAGGTVTREPGPVLGGDTVIAFAKDPNGYAIEFIQTAGKQ
- a CDS encoding nitroreductase family protein translates to MSNSVLTQMLTRRSVRAFTGESVKETDLEKIIEAAQQAPSSINGQQVSLVVIKDKSRIEEIAKIAGGQPQVAGAEVFIAIVIDYNRTAIAAQLAGEQHVIERSAEGLVVGAVDAGIMLNALQTAANSLGYGSTAIGGIRNNPSAMIELLQLPEKTFPVVGMTLGVADEAKLAQVKPRVSKASFAMNEVYDNDAVVRGVHDYDKTLRAWWDAQNMTDMPSYSGSIAGFYKSIYFPNVASVLLQQGFDFEK